One genomic segment of Arachis duranensis cultivar V14167 chromosome 4, aradu.V14167.gnm2.J7QH, whole genome shotgun sequence includes these proteins:
- the LOC107485521 gene encoding LOW QUALITY PROTEIN: uncharacterized protein LOC107485521 (The sequence of the model RefSeq protein was modified relative to this genomic sequence to represent the inferred CDS: substituted 1 base at 1 genomic stop codon), with protein MSFLQGIIDSFNSVFSSDPSSSSSSSQSHLNSTPMEAASSPSSVSNERVAFKLKGYYDLATQEIAKAVRAEEWGLVDDAILHYKNAQRILLEAHSTPVPSFITSSEQAKVQSYRQKISKWQGQVSERLQALSRRAGSSSANQSTSNVAQTAAVPLKPSNGRKNMVHRYSQPTGQVNKVGSSNSSQAGVNYDTKLVEMINTAIVDRSPSVRWDDVAGLEKAKQALMEMVILPTKRRDLFTGLRRPARGLLLFGPPGNGKTMLAKAVASESDATFFNVSSASLTSKWVGEAEKLVRTLFSVQSTLLFFDRKINXERRIDSIMSTRTENENDASRRLKSEFLIQFDGVTSNSNDIVIVIGATNKPQELDDAVLRRLVKRIYVPLPDENVRRLLLKHKLKGQAFSLPSRDLEKLVKETEGYSGSDLQALCEEAAMMPIRELGSNILTVNANQVRGLTYNDFKKAMTVIRPSLKKSKWEELERWNEEFGSN; from the exons ATGAGCTTCCTTCAGGGGATCATCGATTCCTTTAACTCCGTCTTCTCTTCtgatccttcttcttcttcttcctcttctcaaTCTCACCTTAATTCGACGCCAATGGAAGctgcttcttctccttcttcggTTTCGAACGAGCGCGTGGCTTTCAAGCTCAAAGGTTACTACGATTTGGCGACGCAGGAGATCGCAAAGGCCGTTCGGGCCGAAGAGTGGGGTTTGGTCGACGACGCTATTCTTCACTACAAGAACGCTCAGAGGATCCTCCTTGAAGCCCATTCTACCCCTGTCCCTTCCTTCATCACTTCCAG TGAACAAGCAAAGGTGCAATCTTATCGTCAGAAGATATCGAAATGGCAGGGCCAAGTCTCTGAGAGATTACAGGCTCTAAGTAGACGAGCAG GGAGCTCATCTGCCAATCAG AGCACCTCAAACGTTGCACAAACTGCTGCAGTTCCACTTAAGCCATCAAATGGTAGAAAAAATATGGTACACAGGTATTCTCAACCAACAGGGCAGGTGAATAAAGTTGGAAGCTCAAATTCTAGTCAAGCTGGTGTAAATTATGATACAAAATTGGTTGAAATGATTAACACTGCAATAGTAGACAGAAGTCCTTCTGTTAGATGGGATGATGTCG CGGGGCTTGAGAAGGCAAAGCAAGCTTTAATGGAGATGGTTATTTTGCCAACTAAGAGGAGAGACTTATTCACTGGTCTTCGAAGGCCAGCCAGAG GTTTGCTACTCTTCGGTCCACCTGGTAATGGAAAGACCATGCTTGCCAAAGCTGTAGCTTCAGAATCAGATGCAACATTTTTCAATGTGTCTTCCGCATCATTGACATCTAAATGG GTGGGTGAGGCTGAAAAGCTTGTCCGGACACTATTTTCAGTTCAATCCACCCTTCTCTTTTtcgatagaaaaataaattaagagagAAGG ATTGATAGTATAATGTCAACAAGAACGGAAAATGAGAATGATGCGAGCAGACGGTTAAAATCTGAATTTCTTATCCAGTTTGATGGGGTGACCTCCAATAGTAATGATATTGTGATTGTAATTG GTGCAACCAACAAGCCACAGGAATTGGATGATGCAGTTCTTAGGAGGCTG GTAAAGAGAATCTATGTGCCTTTACCTGATGAAAATGTTCGGAGACTTCTGCTAAAACACAAACTCAAGGGTCAAGCATTCTCGTTACCGA GTAGAGATCTGGAAAAACTTGTCAAAGAGACAGAAG GTTATTCTGGAAGTGACCTTCAAGCATTGTGTGAAGAGGCTGCAATGATGCCAATTAGAGAGCTGGGATCTAACATTCTTACTGTTAATGCAAATCAG GTAAGAGGATTAACTTACAATGATTTCAAGAAGGCAATGACAGTCATCAGACCAAGTTTAAAGAAAAGCAAGTGGGAAGAGCTGGAGCGCTGGAATGAGGAGTTTGGCTCTAATTGA
- the LOC107485492 gene encoding uncharacterized protein LOC107485492, which translates to MGDKKKKAQMFVKLVSAAGTGFFYVKRKPRQFTEKLEFRKYDPRVNRHVLFTEAKMK; encoded by the coding sequence ATGGGggacaagaagaagaaggctCAAATGTTTGTAAAACTAGTGTCTGCTGCTGGGACTGGATTTTTCTATGTGAAGAGGAAGCCAAGGCAGTTCACAGAGAAGCTCGAGTTTCGCAAGTATGATCCAAGGGTTAACCGCCATGTTCTCTTTACAGAGGCTAAGATGAAGTGA